A single Oncorhynchus tshawytscha isolate Ot180627B linkage group LG01, Otsh_v2.0, whole genome shotgun sequence DNA region contains:
- the LOC112236424 gene encoding potassium channel subfamily K member 1-like encodes MLQSLTSNSCVRLIQSHKSTWYFLLLVLGYILYLIFGAVVFSSVELPYEDRLRQELRTIKKLFLQDHECLSEERLEEFLEKALEASNYGVSILNNASANWNWDFTSSLFFASTVLSTTGYGHTAPLSDGGKAFCIVYSVLGIPFTLLFLTAVVQRIMIFSTRRPVMYVSTRWGLSKPLVAMVHATLLAILAASCFFLIPAAIFSSLEENWNFLESFYFCFISLSTIGLGDYVPGESFNQRFRQIYKVGITVYLLLGLVVMLVVLETFCELQQLKTLRKMFYLKKEKPQDRLAILEHDHLAFTAVSHRNNSTSLREDNTKNLPFVTVPELASPGGDDPMIG; translated from the exons TTTGCTTCTAGTCTTGGGATATATTCTTTATCTTATATTCGGAGCTGTTGTCTTTTCATCGGTGGAACTGCCTTATGAAGACCGGCTAAGACAGGAGTTACGAACCATCAAAAAACTGTTCCTCCAGGACCACGAATGTCTGTCGGAAGAACGCCTTGAGGAGTTTTTGGAGAAGGCGCTCGAGGCCAGTAACTATGGAGTGTCCATTCTCAATAACGCATCGGCAAATTGGAACTGGGACTTCACCTCCTCGCTCTTTTTCGCCAGTACTGTATTGTCTACCACAG GATATGGTCACACCGCTCCGCTCTCCGACGGGGGAAAAGCTTTTTGTATCGTCTACTCTGTGCTCGGCATCCccttcaccctcctcttcctcaccgcCGTGGTCCAACGCATCATGATCTTCAGCACACGCCGGCCCGTCATGTATGTGTCCACCCGCTGGGGCCTGTCCAAACCTTTGGTAGCCATGGTCCACGCCACTCTCCTCGCCATCCTGGCTGCTTCCTGTTTCTTCCTCATCCCGGCGGCCATCTTCTCCTCCCTAGAGGAGAACTGGAACTTCCTGGAGAGTTTCTACTTCTGTTTTATATCTCTCAGTACCATCGGACTGGGAGATTACGTACCAGGAGAGTCCTTCAACCAGAGGTTCAGACAGATCTATAAAGTGGGCATCACTG tctaccTCCTCCTGGGCTTGGTCGTGATGCTGGTGGTCCTGGAGACGTTCTGTGAGCTGCAGCAGCTGAAGACCCTGAGGAAGATGTTCTATCTGAAGAAGGAGAAACCACAGGACCGCCTGGCTATACTGGAGCATGACCATCTGGCCTTCACCGCCGTGTCCCACCGGAACAACTCCACCTCGCTCAGGGAGGACAACACCAAGAACCTGCCCTTCGTTACTGTCCCCGAGCTGGCCTCGCCCGGTGGGGACGATCCCATGATCGGCTAG